The stretch of DNA CTTTTCTGCCGCAGTTGAGTTTGAGAACTTCTGAGGCTCATTTCTTGTGTAAGGAACAACCATCTGATCAGCATTAGCAACATCAATTCACGGTCAGCCCATTAGTAGCTCAAGCAATGTAGATGGAAGCTTCATCTACCAAAAAGTTTAAGCGCTAAAGCATAAGAAAAGACCAACATACTTATAACTTTTCTTCTTGATCATGATAATATATGTACTTGGATCCATAGCCAGAAAGGACCTCATGTGCCATATTTGAGTACTATTTACTATGTAAACAACTTGCTCATGTATAATGCAGGTAAAGAAAAGCACTAAACATGGAAATTCAGGCATCAATCAGAATCACTTAAATCCTAAATGAACAAACTACAGAACTAATTCCTTTACATGAACTCAACAAAATGCTAAAGATGTTGTGAAACATGATGCATGCAAGAAAAGTGGATACAAAGAGGTATACTAGTGAAGTATGCCTTTTCATACAAGTGACCTACAGCCTGCAGCTAAAAGTAAACATCATGCTCCAGTTTGGGAATATAGACTTTAAACAGAAGCTAGTAACTATTGTTACTTCCTCTGAAACATATCTTCATCAATATATCCTAAACTTAAAGATGTGTGACTGTTCTCTGATAAAATATACCTTGTAGGAACTCAGTTGTTCATCCAACTTGCCTCCACCAGAATCCTCAACCTGATCTATAACAATTGGTGTACATGACTCCTCTCCATGTGATGTCTCTTTTGTGTCTAATGTCTCATCGAGTTGCTGGACAACAGGAGCAGTGACCACATTATTTTCAAGCATTACAACAGTCTTCTCAATCACCGGATTTTCATTGCTGTTGCTAGGTGGCTTATCACCAGTTAAATTCTCGTTGATGCTATCAGAAGCCTGAGAAGATTTTCTTCCAGTCACTCTCTGCAACAGATCTTTGCTAACTGATTCCTTTTTAACTCTATCAGATGAAGTTTTTGGTGAATTAATTCTAATCTCTGGCAGAGTTGCCGACTTACTTTTGTCCAATTGCATAATTGCAGTAATCTTTTCCCGAGACTCATCAGGTATGTTTCTCTTAGGCACTTGAGCAGAAGCTATGGACTTCACTGAGGATGCACGTTGAGTGTAACTACCTCTTGGATCAGACAGTCTTCTCGGTCGAAGATTGTCTGCCTTTGCTTCTGGCGTGAGTCCTTTACTTTCCCTTTTAATCTCAGGCAATGAAGATAATGATCGAGTTAACCCATGATTACTGCCATTTAATTTGCTAGATTTGGTAGCTTTCTGGGGAACACTGGATCCAATTGAAGAGGTTCTGATGGGCAATTTATGGAAAGGTGAAGAAACAGGCTCTGAATCACTAAACTTTGACCCTTTGTAAGGACTTGGGAAAGGCTTTGCAGCTACACGGGCTTTTGTCTGCTGCGGAGTCACTGCCATCCGAGTGGCACTCGAACTACTTCTTGCAGCTATACTCTTTTGCCTCTGTCTTTTTAAAGCTTCCAAACGCTTCAACTCTTCCTCTTCCTAAAAGTGGAAATACTCAAAATTAGCCAAGCAGACAACCAAAACAACCTAACTAAACCACTATCTACTAGCAGAGAGTTTTTTTCATATAGTAATACATCATTAACATGAGTCTGGAATAACAACATCACATAAACGATTTATAATGTCAGCTGAACTGCAATCTTTAATATCATCATAAAATGTCAATTATACTTGTCTAAAACTGTTACAAAGTTTCAAACCCAATATGAATTAATAGGAGGAAAAAGTTCATTATGGACTTATATGAATGACATAGCATATGACTTCCTAGGGACGTCAGTGCTCCATCCTCTGTTTGCTTAAAGAAAGGTTTCCCCAAGATGTTACTCAAGGAGAAAACTTGTAAATTATGACTCGTAGGTAGATTCAAacttatgccaaaaaaaaaaagtagctaAAGGAATTTAGGAAATATGCCGCCAGGTTCATGTTGTCTGGGATAATGAGAAATATTATGTTTACACATTCTACAAATTTCTCAGAATAGACTTTCCCTTCTAAGCACCCTTTATTATATTCCTCTCTAGCTAGCAACTAGAATAATAACTGGGAAGGTATCTAGAGTGCCAACATAAGATGAATCATGAGAGGTACCCTTTCTTTCTTCACTTTCTGAAGATCAGCTTTGTAAGATCGCACCTTCTCTGCACGTTTTTGTGCTTCAGTCAGTGGCTTAAGCCTTGAGGATGGCCCTTTCTTCACCAGTGCATCCTTTGTCCTTTTGTCCATACTATCATTTGAGGCTCTTGAGTTCTTCTCCTTGTCCGAtttctttgattcttctttaatgcTTGTTGAGAGATCCGCTGTGTTAATGGCTTCCAGCTTGACAGAATTTCCAATAGGAACCTCAAAATCATAGTCCATTGCTGGATCATAACCCATAGATACACTTTCCATTCCACGTTCATGAACCAAAGACAGATCGTCTGGTTCATGGCTAAGTTGGCTTTTGACCTCATACGAATTTTGAGCTTTCTGAAGGGCTGAGGGGATCTCAGAATCCATGTCAATAGCATTTATGCTGTCTGATCCAAGATCTTGTGAACCTGACCTATAAGGAAGCATGAAGGACTCATCTGTTACACTGTATGATGAACGCTTTATTGTGTTAACAGCATGCTTGCCCATATGATCAACTAGTGGATCGGAAGGGTTCTTACTGATGAAATGATTTTCTTGGCCATAAATCATAAATTCATCACTGCTCATACGCCGGTATGTTCCTCCTCCATTTTCTATTTCCTTGAACTGGTTCTCTATTGAGTCTCTTCCAATACTTGAAACTAACAATTGATCATCAGAAGCTGCCTGCTTCATTCGGTTTGCCCAACCATTAACTGAATCAAACCCTACCATCTTCCGGTCACGAAAATCACCATAATCTCGGTCAGGAGGAATGATAGGATCAGCCTCACCTTTTTTCTGTTTTCTCTTTGATGGCTCGTTTTCTCCTGTTAACATGTCTTCATTAACTGTTCTCGACTTTTCTTCAGCTTTTAGTAATAAATGCTGAAATGCTTGCCAATTTCCAGAATCTGCCTCCTCTCCGCATGTAACTTTATCATTGCTATAGGCATCCGAGTATTCTACTGGTTTTGTTCGTCCATCTTCCTTCTTGAAAGTCTTTGTGGAGTGCCCATGCTTGCTTTTTCGCATGTTAGAACCCATATTATCACTTTCTTCTTCAGCTTCAGATTCAGAGACAGACTGTAATTCACTTTCAGATTCTCCAGCACCATTCTTCTTAGATGTGACATAATTTATGTTCCGAATTACAACAACACCAGACTTGTTCTTTCCTGGTCGACCAACTCTTTTATGACATTTATGACCATGAGAACCTTCTTTCTCAAGATCTGATGTATTTTGGTCCATATCATCATGGGAATGTGTGCTCCTCTCCCAAGTCTCAGATTCAATATCTTTGTTATCCATAGATTGTCTTCTCAACCCCTTTCTGTGAGAGCTGTTGAATCTAGGATCCTCCATTGGATGATATGAAGGATGGAAATACGGGATGCTCACCGGATAGTTCTGATAACAAGGCATTCCTTGCATTGGATAAGGTTGAAACACAGGAAGACCTGGTGGAGAATGCATAGGCCATTGTGGATAGATGGGATGCTGAAATTGACCTTGTAAATGCTCCTGGTGTCCTGATGACACCTTTGGATCTGAAGGGATCTGTTTGTCTAGgcaggagaaacatatgaattcaaGGTACTTTGATAGGTCAATTTTGAAATACTAAtcacagaaaaaataaaattgaagtaAAGCTAAAGATGAAATGCAATTTGCAATTGCAAAAACATTTTCCAGTTGTTTCATGCATGCATTTGTTTCATAATTCATTTTATGTAAATGAAGATAGATTAAAATTATGTAAGTATTGAAATAAAACAAAGATCACCAAATGAAAGGTTTTCTCAAAGGAAATTTCATGTGGAATATTATGTCTTATTAATGATAAGAAATTGGAAACtgctatgttttaaaaaaaatgaagttaTTGTAAATTTGCTGATAGGAGAGAGTGCATTTAATGATACATCAAAGTGTAGAATCAGAAAGGGTCGTGGTACATCAAGTAATTAAGATTTCTTAGGTCAAATATTAGAGACATTTGAACATTTTCTTCATGAGAAAATCTAATATAGATTGtcataataagtttttttttttagctgCCAAAACCTAAACGACATCATGGTAGATTCAGAAAGATTGCAGCTTTCATGTTCAGAGTATATACCAGCTTTACCATCGGTCTCTACAACCATATCACCAGCAATAGATTGTGAATACCCATGATCTTTCTTCATCATAGAATCTGTGGCAAAAATAATGCCAGATGCATTCAAAGCAGAAAATTCAGACTGTGTTGACATTGCTTCTGCAGCCTCAACTTCAAGCCACTGTCCACTCTCATGCTTTTTCTTCCATAGTTCCATAAATCGCAAGCAGGCTTCCCTATTTGACAAGGTAGAAGAAGTCAGAACTGCGAGAGTTGAATCTAAGATAAACAAACAAATCAGACAACTATCATGAGAAATGTATCATAGCCTTTTGACTATATTAGAAGTTATGAAGTATGTCTAAAATTTTGTTTTTCAAATGATATCTCATGCTTTCATATTACTCTTTGCTCCCTCATTTCATGCATCCTTTTCAGAGGTAAACATCAAATATAATCCCACTTCTCCTGTTCTTTGCAATTGCTGAATGATCTGACAaattatccatatcaaaatattgTGTATTCACAATCTGAATGGGTATTCGCAATCTCGATCTGACAACTTGGAAATCAAATAACCAGAACAAGGAGTATTTTACAATATGTATTACTTGACATAGAAAACACTTACTTTAAACGTGAGGCACCAAAGCTTTCAGCAAATGGTATCAAATCTACCATTTTATCCATATCAAAACCAGCCGCTGCAGAACGTGCAAAGGCCATACCCTGTTCTTTCCGCAATACTATTTTGCGGGTCTCAAGCACTCTCAAAAGTTGAACCCTACAAAAAAACATTGTGCAGTAGAAATAAGAATACCTTCATACTAAAACTGTTATGCAATATAATGAAAATTATGGCCAAGTACTAGAAGTATATTTCTACATGCAGTCACCAAACTTGTAATAGATGGTAAACAGATGCAAGCATCCACAAAAGCAAGAAATTCATTCTTCCATTGCCATTTCATTCATGTAAATATATTTCCATTAGCatctaaaaatacaaaaatatgcctTATTTTTCTGTTATTAATTCAATTGACTAGTAATTGAAAAAATTGGAAGAGAAAGACAACATAAACTACCTGTACACCCTTAGGAAAGACAACATTCCGTC from Musa acuminata AAA Group cultivar baxijiao chromosome BXJ2-11, Cavendish_Baxijiao_AAA, whole genome shotgun sequence encodes:
- the LOC103971636 gene encoding COP1-interacting protein 7 isoform X2 yields the protein MAFARSAAAGFDMDKMVDLIPFAESFGASRLKEACLRFMELWKKKHESGQWLEVEAAEAMSTQSEFSALNASGIIFATDSMMKKDHGYSQSIAGDMVVETDGKADKQIPSDPKVSSGHQEHLQGQFQHPIYPQWPMHSPPGLPVFQPYPMQGMPCYQNYPVSIPYFHPSYHPMEDPRFNSSHRKGLRRQSMDNKDIESETWERSTHSHDDMDQNTSDLEKEGSHGHKCHKRVGRPGKNKSGVVVIRNINYVTSKKNGAGESESELQSVSESEAEEESDNMGSNMRKSKHGHSTKTFKKEDGRTKPVEYSDAYSNDKVTCGEEADSGNWQAFQHLLLKAEEKSRTVNEDMLTGENEPSKRKQKKGEADPIIPPDRDYGDFRDRKMVGFDSVNGWANRMKQAASDDQLLVSSIGRDSIENQFKEIENGGGTYRRMSSDEFMIYGQENHFISKNPSDPLVDHMGKHAVNTIKRSSYSVTDESFMLPYRSGSQDLGSDSINAIDMDSEIPSALQKAQNSYEVKSQLSHEPDDLSLVHERGMESVSMGYDPAMDYDFEVPIGNSVKLEAINTADLSTSIKEESKKSDKEKNSRASNDSMDKRTKDALVKKGPSSRLKPLTEAQKRAEKVRSYKADLQKVKKEREEEELKRLEALKRQRQKSIAARSSSSATRMAVTPQQTKARVAAKPFPSPYKGSKFSDSEPVSSPFHKLPIRTSSIGSSVPQKATKSSKLNGSNHGLTRSLSSLPEIKRESKGLTPEAKADNLRPRRLSDPRGSYTQRASSVKSIASAQVPKRNIPDESREKITAIMQLDKSKSATLPEIRINSPKTSSDRVKKESVSKDLLQRVTGRKSSQASDSINENLTGDKPPSNSNENPVIEKTVVMLENNVVTAPVVQQLDETLDTKETSHGEESCTPIVIDQVEDSGGGKLDEQLSSYKMVVPYTRNEPQKFSNSTAAEKNYQAPSSRSTPLDDPLTTNLGNDGGQRTSESEMVAICAVETTTNISNFENLSLGGQLHETYEKPRGKELKGFRKLLKFGRKSHSSALGEGNIDSDASSVDDQTVGAASSNDVHILKNLIAQDDTNAGGTPTKVSRPFSLLSPFRSKNNEKKPVA
- the LOC103971636 gene encoding COP1-interacting protein 7 isoform X1, translating into MRSEARLDSAVFQLTPTRTRCDLVIVANGKTEKIASGLLNPFLAHLKAAQDQIAKGGYSIILEPDPETDAAWFTKGTVERFVRFVSTPEVLERVTTIESEILQIENAIVIQSNDNLGLSSVDDHQMKPAESMEGIKTSVDSDAEKAIVLYKPGSQSNPPDSNGSTTQEENSKVQLLRVLETRKIVLRKEQGMAFARSAAAGFDMDKMVDLIPFAESFGASRLKEACLRFMELWKKKHESGQWLEVEAAEAMSTQSEFSALNASGIIFATDSMMKKDHGYSQSIAGDMVVETDGKADKQIPSDPKVSSGHQEHLQGQFQHPIYPQWPMHSPPGLPVFQPYPMQGMPCYQNYPVSIPYFHPSYHPMEDPRFNSSHRKGLRRQSMDNKDIESETWERSTHSHDDMDQNTSDLEKEGSHGHKCHKRVGRPGKNKSGVVVIRNINYVTSKKNGAGESESELQSVSESEAEEESDNMGSNMRKSKHGHSTKTFKKEDGRTKPVEYSDAYSNDKVTCGEEADSGNWQAFQHLLLKAEEKSRTVNEDMLTGENEPSKRKQKKGEADPIIPPDRDYGDFRDRKMVGFDSVNGWANRMKQAASDDQLLVSSIGRDSIENQFKEIENGGGTYRRMSSDEFMIYGQENHFISKNPSDPLVDHMGKHAVNTIKRSSYSVTDESFMLPYRSGSQDLGSDSINAIDMDSEIPSALQKAQNSYEVKSQLSHEPDDLSLVHERGMESVSMGYDPAMDYDFEVPIGNSVKLEAINTADLSTSIKEESKKSDKEKNSRASNDSMDKRTKDALVKKGPSSRLKPLTEAQKRAEKVRSYKADLQKVKKEREEEELKRLEALKRQRQKSIAARSSSSATRMAVTPQQTKARVAAKPFPSPYKGSKFSDSEPVSSPFHKLPIRTSSIGSSVPQKATKSSKLNGSNHGLTRSLSSLPEIKRESKGLTPEAKADNLRPRRLSDPRGSYTQRASSVKSIASAQVPKRNIPDESREKITAIMQLDKSKSATLPEIRINSPKTSSDRVKKESVSKDLLQRVTGRKSSQASDSINENLTGDKPPSNSNENPVIEKTVVMLENNVVTAPVVQQLDETLDTKETSHGEESCTPIVIDQVEDSGGGKLDEQLSSYKMVVPYTRNEPQKFSNSTAAEKNYQAPSSRSTPLDDPLTTNLGNDGGQRTSESEMVAICAVETTTNISNFENLSLGGQLHETYEKPRGKELKGFRKLLKFGRKSHSSALGEGNIDSDASSVDDQTVGAASSNDVHILKNLIAQDDTNAGGTPTKVSRPFSLLSPFRSKNNEKKPVA